In Haloarcula sp. H-GB4, a single genomic region encodes these proteins:
- the gfcR gene encoding transcriptional regulator GfcR, translated as MKNIDDLVDSASDLAQRGLSKGEIADELNVSRETASWLVERSGTGTEPDTSDDGGPHDIHVDWSAVGRDSNRLYHAGAAMADLLSKKGDDVDLTIGIEKAGAPLATTVARELETDLGTYAPTKHQWDDDESETSDGSFSRNFAQIRNRDCYVVDDTITSGKTMGETIDAIHEQGGNPVACVVLADKRGIGDIRGVPVYSLLQVIRVGSDGDS; from the coding sequence ATGAAGAATATCGACGACCTCGTCGACAGTGCGTCCGACTTGGCACAGCGTGGCCTCTCTAAGGGCGAGATTGCTGATGAACTCAACGTCTCCCGGGAGACAGCGAGTTGGCTTGTCGAACGCAGCGGCACCGGGACGGAACCGGACACGAGCGATGATGGCGGCCCCCACGACATCCACGTTGACTGGTCCGCCGTCGGCCGTGACAGCAACCGGCTGTACCACGCAGGAGCGGCGATGGCTGACCTGCTCTCGAAGAAAGGCGACGACGTGGACCTTACCATCGGCATCGAGAAGGCCGGCGCGCCGCTTGCGACGACCGTTGCGCGGGAACTGGAAACCGACCTCGGAACGTACGCCCCGACCAAACACCAGTGGGACGACGACGAGAGCGAAACCAGCGATGGCTCGTTCTCCCGAAACTTCGCGCAGATCCGGAACCGTGACTGCTACGTCGTTGACGACACGATTACGAGCGGCAAGACGATGGGGGAAACCATCGACGCGATCCACGAACAAGGCGGGAACCCCGTGGCCTGTGTTGTGCTGGCTGACAAGCGCGGCATCGGCGACATCCGCGGCGTCCCGGTGTACTCCCTGCTACAGGTCATCCGAGTCGGCAGCGACGGCGACTCGTAA
- a CDS encoding glycosyltransferase family 2 protein, which translates to MRTVAVIPAYNESSTIGSVIDGTSRYVDEVVVVDDGSSDDTAAIAREHGAHVVTHVFNTGVGGAVRTGYQYAIRHDYDFVVQVDADGQHDPEKIPTLLDHAEDADMVIGSRYLNESIDDYPLVRRLGITFFTTVVRKLGGIDITDVTSGFRVYRVSALENILHRSDNHWAVEQTLDAAQRGQRIEEVSIEMPIRDEGESQFSLDTLVLYPLRMTDTVFRVLLFR; encoded by the coding sequence GTGCGAACAGTCGCCGTCATTCCCGCGTACAACGAGTCGAGCACCATCGGGTCGGTGATCGACGGAACGAGCCGATACGTCGACGAGGTCGTCGTCGTCGACGATGGGTCGTCAGACGACACCGCAGCCATCGCCCGGGAGCACGGCGCACACGTCGTCACGCACGTGTTCAACACCGGTGTCGGTGGGGCCGTCAGGACGGGGTACCAGTACGCCATCCGCCACGATTACGACTTCGTCGTGCAGGTCGACGCTGACGGCCAACACGACCCGGAGAAGATTCCAACCCTGCTGGACCACGCCGAGGACGCGGACATGGTCATCGGTAGCCGCTACCTGAACGAGAGCATCGACGACTACCCGCTCGTCAGGCGGCTGGGAATCACCTTCTTCACGACCGTCGTGCGGAAACTCGGCGGCATCGACATCACTGATGTAACGAGCGGCTTCCGCGTCTACCGCGTGTCAGCGCTGGAAAACATCCTCCACCGCTCGGACAACCACTGGGCGGTCGAACAGACGCTTGATGCGGCCCAGCGCGGCCAGCGGATCGAAGAGGTATCGATAGAGATGCCAATCCGTGACGAGGGCGAGTCACAGTTCAGCCTCGACACGCTCGTGCTCTACCCGCTACGGATGACTGACACGGTATTTCGCGTCCTCCTCTTTCGCTAA
- a CDS encoding thiolase domain-containing protein, whose translation MSDPRIAGASVTQFGKHPERTGRDLFAEAGLEALSEAGIDPEDAEALYYGNFMGELAEHQGHQGPLMAEAIGLDVPATRVEAACASAGTAVREAVKTIRNGEAEVVVVGGAERMTNIGTAAATDALAIAADDLYEVRAGMTFPGAYALMARSYFDQYGGSHEDLAHIAVKNHEHALVNEHAQIQKEITVEDAMEAPTIASPLGLYDSCPITDGAAAAVLTTESYAEEHDLDAPVAITGTGQGGDNLALQDRLHLAQTPAADKAAEEAYGDAGVGPDDVDFAEVHDCFTIAEVFAIESLGFYERGEGIAAARNGETTRDGDRPINLSGGLKAKGHPVGATGVAQLATVAWLLDGSHPRADAVPDSTVGVAHNAGGTVASTTVHVMEVQE comes from the coding sequence ATGTCAGACCCACGTATCGCCGGGGCCAGCGTGACACAGTTCGGGAAACACCCCGAGCGAACCGGCCGAGACCTGTTCGCCGAGGCCGGACTCGAAGCGCTATCGGAGGCCGGAATCGACCCGGAAGACGCTGAGGCACTCTATTACGGCAACTTCATGGGAGAGCTCGCGGAACATCAGGGCCATCAGGGCCCGCTGATGGCCGAGGCCATCGGACTGGACGTTCCGGCGACCCGTGTCGAAGCGGCCTGTGCATCCGCTGGTACAGCCGTTCGTGAAGCCGTCAAGACGATCCGGAACGGCGAAGCGGAGGTCGTCGTCGTCGGCGGCGCGGAACGGATGACCAACATCGGGACGGCAGCGGCGACAGACGCGCTCGCCATCGCCGCCGACGACCTCTACGAGGTCCGTGCCGGGATGACCTTCCCCGGTGCGTATGCGCTGATGGCCCGGTCGTACTTCGACCAGTATGGCGGCTCCCACGAGGACCTCGCTCACATCGCCGTCAAGAACCACGAGCACGCGCTGGTCAACGAACACGCCCAGATTCAGAAGGAAATCACGGTCGAGGACGCGATGGAGGCCCCGACGATTGCGTCCCCGCTGGGCCTGTATGACTCCTGTCCGATTACTGACGGGGCCGCGGCCGCTGTCCTGACGACGGAGTCCTACGCTGAGGAGCACGACTTAGACGCCCCAGTCGCCATTACTGGGACCGGCCAAGGTGGTGACAATCTCGCACTGCAGGACCGCCTACATCTGGCACAGACACCCGCCGCCGACAAGGCTGCGGAGGAGGCCTACGGGGACGCCGGCGTCGGCCCCGACGATGTCGATTTCGCCGAGGTCCACGACTGTTTCACTATCGCGGAAGTGTTCGCAATCGAATCGCTTGGCTTCTACGAGCGCGGCGAGGGCATCGCTGCGGCGCGCAACGGCGAGACGACCCGCGACGGCGACCGCCCGATAAATCTCTCTGGCGGGCTGAAAGCCAAGGGTCACCCGGTCGGCGCGACCGGCGTTGCTCAGTTGGCGACGGTCGCCTGGCTCCTCGACGGGTCACACCCGCGGGCCGACGCCGTGCCGGACAGCACGGTCGGCGTCGCACACAACGCGGGCGGCACAGTCGCGTCTACGACTGTCCACGTCATGGAGGTGCAAGAATGA
- a CDS encoding glycosyltransferase: MDAAVIVPAYNEAESLARCLAPFESQPVELIVVVGGDDGTEQVARDTPFVDTVVRCDEGGAGIARNRGAAAATAPILLFTDADTVVPEDWVRLHLRHYTDDGVVGVGGPARPLEDSLKHRVLFKLLSDYWYRVSWPLGFVQQPGFNCSFRADAFEAAGGFDEDIPFMEDTELSLRMKDYGRIVYDADSCVATSARREADEGYLSLFAKYVRGYANHYIFRREFDADYF, from the coding sequence ATGGACGCCGCAGTTATCGTCCCGGCCTACAACGAGGCGGAGTCGCTGGCCCGCTGTCTGGCTCCCTTCGAGTCACAGCCCGTCGAACTGATCGTCGTGGTCGGCGGCGATGACGGGACGGAACAGGTAGCCCGCGACACCCCTTTCGTCGACACCGTCGTCCGGTGCGACGAGGGCGGGGCGGGAATCGCTAGGAACCGCGGAGCCGCGGCCGCGACAGCGCCGATTCTGCTGTTCACCGATGCCGATACGGTGGTCCCCGAGGACTGGGTTCGCCTGCATCTCAGGCACTACACCGACGATGGCGTAGTGGGTGTTGGTGGCCCCGCGAGGCCACTCGAAGACAGCCTCAAGCACCGTGTACTGTTCAAACTGCTGTCGGACTACTGGTATCGGGTGTCCTGGCCGCTGGGCTTCGTCCAGCAACCGGGCTTCAACTGTAGCTTCCGGGCCGACGCCTTCGAGGCCGCGGGCGGCTTCGACGAGGACATCCCGTTCATGGAGGACACGGAACTCTCACTGCGGATGAAAGACTACGGCCGAATCGTATACGACGCCGACTCCTGTGTGGCCACGTCCGCGCGTAGAGAGGCTGACGAAGGGTACCTCTCGCTGTTTGCCAAGTACGTTCGGGGATACGCCAATCACTACATCTTCCGCCGGGAGTTCGATGCCGACTACTTCTGA
- a CDS encoding DUF5800 family protein, with the protein MTVLSFDEQGVDVVYEGTEFRLEKALIEDAIEKSYPNVTDHEVLQMVEPEPALSGEPQRIAEIVN; encoded by the coding sequence ATGACTGTACTATCGTTCGACGAACAGGGTGTCGATGTCGTTTACGAGGGGACGGAGTTCCGTCTCGAAAAGGCCCTTATCGAAGACGCCATCGAAAAGTCGTATCCAAACGTGACCGACCACGAGGTCCTACAGATGGTTGAGCCGGAACCGGCGCTGTCGGGAGAGCCACAGCGGATCGCCGAAATCGTGAACTGA
- a CDS encoding Zn-ribbon domain-containing OB-fold protein — translation MTESAQDGEYDAWLDSIESDDGYYLECSNGHGWLPPRRVCPRCHDQDLSAVDLPDSGEIASHTTITVPTPQFEDDAPYVTAIADFGPVSVTGLVRDVDPDDVAIDDVVGIDVGERVTTGERAVVFRPR, via the coding sequence ATGACTGAATCCGCACAAGACGGCGAGTACGACGCGTGGCTCGACAGCATCGAATCGGACGACGGCTACTACCTCGAATGCTCGAACGGCCACGGCTGGCTCCCGCCTCGTCGGGTGTGCCCGCGCTGTCACGACCAGGACCTCTCGGCGGTCGACTTGCCGGACTCCGGCGAAATCGCGAGCCACACGACGATCACGGTCCCGACGCCGCAGTTCGAGGACGACGCACCCTACGTCACCGCTATCGCTGACTTCGGACCGGTGTCGGTCACGGGCCTCGTCCGTGACGTGGACCCGGACGACGTTGCTATCGACGACGTGGTCGGCATCGATGTCGGCGAGCGCGTGACGACCGGCGAGAGAGCGGTCGTGTTCCGACCGCGCTAG
- a CDS encoding polysaccharide deacetylase family protein, with amino-acid sequence MSNRAVLSIDFELFTQTPAYRSASGTTDRDGVGLDGGRFFRDALAKYDATSTAFVVSSVAQSHPDAVRALADAGIEIASHTHTHQLLSDLDSKERRGELSQSKDVLERVTNERVSGFRAPAFDITDDHFGLLSDIGYTYDSSVVSSRSIPGWYGGEYDLHEPVPATAVRPDAPDSVTEFPASVMPGLQLPLTGTWLRFFGPRYTILGMRLLARRGITPMLYVHPWELVDLPAVEGVPTRVYVRTGDWMRRAVERILQQDFEFTTVRTVLEDGETAATQLQRGETP; translated from the coding sequence ATGAGTAATCGTGCGGTGCTGTCGATAGACTTCGAGCTGTTTACGCAGACGCCGGCGTACCGCAGCGCGTCGGGAACGACCGACCGCGACGGCGTCGGCCTCGACGGTGGTCGGTTTTTCAGGGACGCGCTCGCAAAGTACGACGCGACCTCGACCGCGTTCGTGGTCTCCTCGGTCGCCCAGTCCCATCCCGATGCCGTACGGGCGCTCGCTGACGCGGGTATAGAGATTGCTTCGCACACGCACACCCATCAGTTGCTCTCTGATCTCGACAGCAAGGAGCGACGAGGGGAGTTGTCCCAGTCGAAAGACGTGCTGGAGCGAGTCACCAACGAGCGGGTCTCCGGGTTCCGAGCACCCGCCTTCGACATCACCGACGACCACTTCGGTCTGCTTTCCGACATCGGATACACGTACGACTCTAGCGTCGTCTCAAGCCGGTCGATTCCGGGGTGGTACGGCGGCGAATACGACCTCCACGAACCTGTCCCTGCGACAGCTGTGCGCCCAGATGCGCCGGACAGCGTTACGGAATTCCCGGCGAGCGTCATGCCGGGCCTGCAGTTGCCACTCACCGGGACTTGGCTCCGCTTTTTCGGCCCCCGATACACGATTCTGGGTATGAGGCTGCTAGCCCGCCGGGGAATCACGCCAATGCTGTACGTCCATCCGTGGGAACTGGTGGACCTGCCAGCCGTCGAAGGGGTGCCGACGCGGGTGTACGTCAGGACAGGCGACTGGATGCGCCGGGCTGTCGAGCGGATTCTCCAGCAGGATTTCGAGTTCACGACCGTGCGGACCGTTCTGGAGGACGGTGAGACGGCCGCGACACAGCTACAGCGGGGCGAGACGCCGTGA
- a CDS encoding alpha/beta fold hydrolase, with amino-acid sequence MKLRKALGAVVGAVGATAAANRVLQSRAGAFEPMLDGEQGTYRWRGFDIAYTEAGDPSDPDLVLFHGINAAASSHEFHTVFDTLAEDYHVIAPDLPGFGHTDRPPLLYSASLYTAFVRDFIEDNTADATVVASSLTGAYAASAAQAVDVKELILICPTDSSMGNRTVWLRSLLRAPVIGEAIYNLTVSKPSIRHFHADHGYYDMDNLTEDVVDYEWQSGHQPGARFAPASFVSGFLDPEDDLGEVLASLDVPVTMVWGEDADITPLSKGRDMAEQADAMLVVFGDSLLLPHVEHPGEFVDVVRDRVTSVTVEN; translated from the coding sequence ATGAAACTCCGCAAGGCGCTCGGTGCAGTCGTTGGTGCGGTCGGCGCGACAGCCGCTGCCAACCGCGTGCTGCAGTCGCGGGCCGGCGCGTTCGAACCGATGCTCGACGGGGAACAGGGGACGTACCGCTGGCGTGGGTTCGATATCGCGTACACTGAAGCCGGCGACCCGTCGGACCCGGACCTCGTGCTGTTCCACGGCATCAATGCCGCTGCCAGTAGTCACGAGTTCCATACGGTGTTTGACACCCTCGCAGAGGACTATCACGTCATTGCGCCGGACCTGCCGGGCTTCGGGCATACGGACCGGCCACCGCTGCTGTACTCGGCCTCGCTGTACACGGCGTTCGTGCGGGACTTTATCGAGGACAACACGGCTGACGCGACCGTCGTCGCGTCATCACTGACCGGGGCCTACGCCGCCAGCGCGGCACAGGCGGTCGACGTGAAGGAACTCATCCTCATCTGTCCGACGGACAGTTCGATGGGCAACCGTACTGTCTGGCTCCGCTCGCTGCTCCGCGCGCCAGTCATCGGAGAGGCCATTTACAACCTCACCGTCTCAAAGCCTTCTATCCGGCACTTCCACGCCGACCACGGCTACTACGACATGGATAACCTCACCGAGGACGTCGTCGACTATGAGTGGCAAAGCGGCCACCAGCCCGGTGCGCGCTTTGCACCAGCGTCGTTCGTCTCGGGCTTCCTCGACCCCGAGGATGATCTCGGTGAGGTACTTGCCAGCCTCGACGTGCCCGTGACGATGGTCTGGGGCGAGGACGCCGACATCACGCCGCTGTCGAAGGGTCGCGACATGGCCGAGCAGGCGGACGCGATGCTCGTTGTGTTCGGTGATTCGCTACTCCTGCCCCACGTCGAACACCCCGGTGAGTTCGTTGATGTGGTCCGGGACAGAGTGACTTCGGTAACAGTCGAGAACTGA
- a CDS encoding DUF2304 domain-containing protein → MVFGFDYSLVNLLSLVVGLAFLANGFIIVRSERESLELFVMSLLLGMGLIVVAIVPNVFEVVARLLGLEWKARAILVISNLTLFVAVTYLLNRIGHMYDRLSRLNEELSLLRSEIEEHQLQTEDKQDE, encoded by the coding sequence ATGGTGTTTGGATTCGACTACTCACTGGTCAACCTCCTGTCGCTGGTCGTCGGGCTGGCGTTCCTCGCGAACGGGTTTATCATCGTCAGAAGCGAACGCGAGTCGCTGGAGTTGTTCGTGATGTCGCTGTTGCTCGGCATGGGACTCATCGTCGTCGCCATCGTTCCCAACGTGTTCGAGGTCGTGGCGCGGCTGCTGGGCCTCGAATGGAAAGCCCGGGCTATCCTCGTCATCTCGAACCTGACGCTGTTCGTGGCGGTGACGTACCTGCTCAACCGCATCGGGCATATGTACGACCGCCTGTCACGGCTGAACGAGGAGTTGAGCCTCCTGCGGAGCGAAATTGAGGAACACCAGCTACAGACCGAGGACAAGCAAGATGAGTAA
- the meaB gene encoding methylmalonyl Co-A mutase-associated GTPase MeaB, with amino-acid sequence MSDLVADLLAGKHSALARVITQIENRSPGYRKIISDLHQHTGTADVIGVTGSPGAGKSTLVDKVAATYREQGQTVGVIAIDPSSPFSGGAVLGDRIRMASNAGDMDMFFRSMSARGSLGGLSTATTDAVTALDAFGKDKIIVETVGAGQNEVDIVRTADTVAVLVPPGSGDDVQMLKAGILEIGDVFVVNKADLDGADRTVQQLREMLQGQSGRPDSGHHGATELAGDHGDASTDDSDDGGDEPETWNPPIVETVANRGEGVEDFLDALANHGAYLDRTGRREGQARERFAAEIRTLLREDANELLVGELDRRGGIEQYVDAVIERHTDPYTVVDEVLEPLRECLDEPRDEA; translated from the coding sequence ATGAGCGACCTCGTCGCTGACCTGCTTGCGGGCAAGCACAGCGCCCTCGCCAGAGTCATCACACAGATAGAGAACCGATCGCCGGGGTATCGGAAGATAATCTCCGACCTCCACCAGCACACCGGGACGGCCGACGTCATCGGCGTCACCGGTAGTCCCGGTGCGGGCAAGTCCACGCTGGTCGACAAGGTCGCAGCGACCTACCGCGAGCAGGGCCAGACTGTCGGCGTCATCGCTATCGACCCGTCCTCGCCGTTCTCCGGCGGCGCAGTGCTCGGCGACCGGATACGGATGGCCTCGAACGCTGGCGATATGGATATGTTCTTCCGGTCGATGTCTGCTCGTGGCTCCCTCGGTGGGCTGTCGACGGCGACGACCGACGCCGTGACCGCGCTGGACGCGTTCGGCAAGGACAAGATCATCGTCGAGACAGTTGGCGCGGGCCAGAACGAGGTCGACATCGTCCGCACCGCCGACACCGTCGCCGTGCTCGTACCGCCGGGCAGCGGTGACGACGTCCAGATGCTCAAGGCCGGCATCCTCGAAATCGGTGACGTGTTCGTGGTCAACAAGGCCGACCTCGATGGAGCCGACCGGACCGTCCAGCAACTCCGGGAAATGCTACAGGGACAGAGCGGCCGCCCGGACTCCGGCCATCACGGCGCGACTGAACTTGCCGGCGACCACGGAGACGCGTCCACCGACGATTCCGATGATGGGGGCGACGAGCCGGAGACATGGAACCCCCCTATCGTGGAGACGGTTGCCAATCGGGGCGAAGGCGTCGAAGATTTCTTAGACGCGCTGGCCAACCACGGCGCGTATCTGGACCGAACCGGCCGCCGAGAGGGGCAGGCCCGAGAGCGATTCGCCGCCGAAATCCGAACCTTGCTTCGGGAGGACGCCAACGAACTACTGGTCGGCGAACTCGACCGCCGCGGCGGCATCGAACAGTACGTCGACGCCGTCATCGAGCGCCACACTGACCCGTACACGGTCGTCGATGAGGTGCTCGAACCGCTCCGTGAGTGTCTCGACGAGCCTCGCGACGAGGCCTGA
- a CDS encoding cobalamin B12-binding domain-containing protein, with protein sequence MSVEQEQTERTIRCLVAKVGLDGHDRGAHVIARALRDAGFEVIYSGLHRAPDEVVQAAVQEDVDVVGISILSGAHNTLVPKILDGLKEYDAFDDRLILVGGIVPDDDQEELRGQGVDEIFGPGASMEEMIDYIHENAPER encoded by the coding sequence ATGAGTGTCGAGCAGGAGCAGACGGAACGGACCATCAGGTGTCTGGTGGCGAAAGTTGGACTCGACGGTCACGACCGGGGCGCACACGTCATCGCCCGGGCGCTCCGTGACGCTGGCTTTGAAGTGATTTACTCAGGGCTCCACCGAGCGCCTGACGAAGTCGTGCAGGCCGCTGTGCAGGAGGACGTGGATGTCGTCGGTATCTCCATCCTTTCGGGGGCACACAACACGCTCGTCCCGAAAATTCTTGACGGGCTAAAGGAGTACGACGCGTTCGATGATCGGCTCATCCTCGTTGGGGGCATCGTCCCGGATGACGATCAGGAGGAACTCCGCGGGCAGGGCGTCGATGAGATATTCGGCCCGGGCGCGTCCATGGAGGAGATGATTGACTACATCCACGAGAACGCGCCCGAGCGATGA
- a CDS encoding glycosyltransferase family 39 protein, whose amino-acid sequence MSGWRSLLRRAVEQVRSDLRDDPYLRYILLLSTVLVGFWFWHRIPNFATRDEYSRLLDAMVVYGSVLEEPTFEGLKAGIEWGRAPFGATLYLYALAILPVVLVAAFTGELGAFTTIAFPSWEFGHYEVWAATPEWIWTWSLVSIRLTNVIAALCTVYLTYRLGVAIEGRNAGRLSAVVLSLTFGFLTISKEAGEDMPALVFVLLALYLLVRYVQTDDGTLFLTASAAGGVAIAFKLTAVPVILLIGVAFLLRAHAADAPLTETLYRPKLLLSGALLGFAMIVLGFPTALVAGAEPFIERVFGGSTSRMSHPTGPDAPMWWWFLRGYFSALGLPLVTAAAASVVATVATLRDRDSAFHGTVLVLTGLVAYIVMFSQWHDFRVHHLIPTFPLIALLVGGRLVDLRERSSSLARPVMAILLVTTAVYAGIGTAQFASMPRDEATAWLEDNSEEGDVVETYRVHIQDTAVPHSLTARHVAGQDSEAEEAMACPRYIQVGYRDLLYLKEDTYYRNGDAQAVYLRSLLNEESNYRIVAEFGERPPNFVPQRPTPSSFTDLLRLGVVPHTDQFADEQELAANQYTLILERDGKCDTSRHPPF is encoded by the coding sequence ATGAGTGGCTGGCGGTCACTGCTCCGACGTGCTGTCGAACAGGTACGGTCGGACCTCCGGGACGACCCCTATCTCCGCTACATTCTCCTCCTGTCGACTGTGCTGGTCGGGTTCTGGTTCTGGCACCGTATCCCGAACTTCGCGACCCGCGACGAGTACAGCCGCTTGCTCGACGCGATGGTCGTCTACGGGTCGGTCCTCGAAGAACCGACTTTCGAGGGGCTCAAGGCCGGCATCGAGTGGGGTCGGGCCCCCTTCGGTGCGACGCTGTACCTCTATGCGCTGGCTATCCTCCCTGTCGTACTCGTCGCAGCTTTCACCGGCGAGTTAGGCGCGTTCACGACTATCGCCTTCCCCAGCTGGGAGTTCGGCCACTACGAGGTCTGGGCAGCCACGCCCGAGTGGATATGGACCTGGAGTCTCGTCTCCATCCGGCTGACCAACGTCATAGCCGCGCTCTGTACCGTCTACCTCACCTACCGCCTCGGTGTTGCTATCGAGGGGCGTAACGCCGGCCGGCTCTCGGCCGTCGTGCTCTCGCTTACCTTCGGCTTTCTCACCATCTCGAAGGAAGCCGGTGAGGACATGCCGGCGCTGGTCTTCGTCCTCCTCGCGCTGTATCTGCTCGTCAGGTACGTCCAGACGGACGACGGGACGCTGTTCCTGACGGCAAGCGCCGCTGGCGGGGTCGCGATTGCGTTCAAACTGACGGCTGTGCCGGTCATCCTGCTCATCGGTGTGGCCTTCCTGCTGCGTGCCCATGCCGCTGACGCGCCGCTGACAGAGACGCTGTACCGGCCGAAGCTCCTCCTAAGCGGCGCTTTGCTCGGGTTCGCGATGATCGTGCTCGGGTTCCCCACTGCGCTCGTGGCGGGGGCCGAACCGTTCATCGAGCGCGTGTTCGGCGGCTCGACCTCGCGGATGAGTCATCCGACTGGTCCCGACGCTCCAATGTGGTGGTGGTTCCTGCGGGGCTACTTCAGCGCGCTTGGACTCCCACTGGTTACCGCGGCCGCCGCCAGCGTCGTGGCGACTGTCGCCACGTTGCGCGACCGCGATTCCGCCTTCCACGGCACTGTCCTCGTTTTGACGGGGCTGGTAGCCTACATCGTGATGTTCTCCCAGTGGCACGATTTCCGAGTACACCACCTCATACCGACGTTCCCGCTTATCGCTTTGCTCGTCGGGGGGCGACTGGTGGACCTCCGCGAGCGCTCGTCGTCTCTGGCGCGACCGGTGATGGCTATCTTGCTGGTGACGACGGCCGTCTACGCCGGTATCGGGACGGCCCAGTTCGCGTCAATGCCCCGAGACGAGGCGACGGCGTGGCTCGAAGACAACAGCGAGGAGGGCGACGTGGTTGAGACATATCGCGTCCACATTCAGGACACCGCTGTCCCGCACTCGCTGACCGCCAGACACGTCGCCGGCCAAGACTCGGAGGCGGAGGAAGCGATGGCGTGCCCCCGATACATTCAGGTCGGGTATCGGGACCTCCTATACCTCAAAGAAGATACCTACTACCGGAACGGTGACGCACAGGCCGTCTACCTCCGGAGCCTTCTGAACGAGGAGTCCAACTACCGAATCGTCGCCGAGTTCGGGGAGCGGCCGCCAAACTTCGTGCCCCAGCGACCGACGCCTAGTTCGTTCACTGACCTGCTCCGACTCGGCGTCGTCCCGCATACCGACCAGTTCGCCGACGAGCAGGAACTCGCGGCGAACCAGTACACTCTCATTCTGGAACGCGACGGCAAGTGCGACACGAGCCGTCATCCGCCGTTCTGA
- a CDS encoding lysylphosphatidylglycerol synthase transmembrane domain-containing protein, with protein sequence MTSRARDLGITVAQYGLAVAALSWLLTQFDIASAIDLLVGVETETALTVVTVSVLGICGRAYTWHAVMTPLAPARFRTAAGTTLIVNFVNQLLPSRLSGRLAAPFVLRSQTGMAYSDAAAASALHTGVFALYYGVAATAGLVLAVPLLRLELILLLALATGLYFVAGLTVLFGGLNLAYLDRLIGLLSGVAVRIPRVGGTLAARLDGLLEFTDSSTTTFRSLASEPAVWLRYAVGWAVDLVLAPGVRVGLLLGSFGVAFEPLVALPLYLLVAYTVTLLPLTPGGIGVTEATATAVFVALGLPAEVIIPIIFVDRFLSIYLPSLAGWYPSVRLDVASLTTE encoded by the coding sequence GTGACGAGCCGGGCTCGTGATCTGGGGATCACGGTCGCCCAGTACGGCCTCGCCGTCGCGGCGCTTTCGTGGCTGCTCACGCAGTTCGATATCGCCAGTGCGATCGACCTACTCGTCGGCGTCGAAACCGAAACGGCACTCACAGTCGTCACTGTCAGCGTTCTCGGTATCTGTGGCCGAGCCTATACATGGCATGCAGTGATGACCCCGCTCGCGCCCGCCCGGTTCCGGACCGCCGCCGGGACGACGCTCATCGTGAACTTCGTCAATCAGTTGCTCCCGTCGCGGCTCTCTGGACGGCTGGCCGCGCCGTTCGTCCTCCGGAGCCAGACCGGAATGGCCTACAGCGACGCCGCGGCCGCGTCGGCGCTTCACACCGGCGTCTTCGCACTATACTACGGCGTCGCGGCGACCGCAGGGCTCGTACTGGCGGTTCCACTGCTCCGGCTCGAACTTATTCTATTACTGGCGCTTGCGACGGGCCTGTACTTCGTGGCCGGTCTGACGGTACTGTTTGGCGGCCTCAACCTCGCCTATCTGGACCGGCTTATCGGCTTGCTGTCCGGCGTTGCGGTCCGGATTCCACGTGTCGGCGGGACGCTTGCGGCGCGGCTCGACGGCCTGCTCGAATTCACCGACAGCTCGACCACGACATTTCGGTCACTGGCGAGCGAGCCGGCGGTGTGGCTCCGCTACGCGGTCGGCTGGGCCGTCGACCTCGTGCTTGCACCCGGCGTCCGCGTCGGCCTGCTGTTAGGAAGTTTCGGCGTCGCGTTCGAGCCGCTGGTCGCGTTGCCGCTGTACCTGCTGGTCGCGTACACTGTGACGCTCCTACCGCTGACGCCCGGCGGTATCGGTGTTACCGAAGCGACAGCGACGGCGGTGTTCGTCGCGCTTGGCCTCCCAGCGGAGGTTATCATTCCCATCATCTTTGTCGACCGGTTCTTGAGTATCTACCTGCCGTCGCTCGCTGGCTGGTATCCTTCTGTTCGACTCGATGTCGCGTCACTGACGACGGAGTAG